Genomic segment of Panicum virgatum strain AP13 chromosome 2K, P.virgatum_v5, whole genome shotgun sequence:
GAGTCAAAACGCTCAAGCCGGGGGCGTGTCCGGCAGTGGGCACGACACGACAGATATCCTATGCGCCGTCCAAGCCCGAGCTCCTCCCCAGCGGCCAGTGCTCGCACGCAGCCGCATGCCTTTCGGAGAGGGGAAACCGATCTCGCTTTTGACTCGTGGAAAGTGAGCAAGAGGAGCAGAGCTGCAGTCCTGCAGCAGGACAGCACGGTGCAGCCACAAGGAAAGTGTGCCGGTCCGTCTATGCAGCGAGCGACGACCAGACGACCGAGCGGCGTGCCGGATCGTGCACCGGTCCGGCGGCCACCATGATGCGGCACCTCGCACTCTCTCctttgattcttttttttttttgcctgatTAGTTTAGTTACGCGTCAACGTCGCGGAAGAGAGCATTCGACCAGACACTTCGCGTCAGGCTTCCAACCACTCGAAAGACGGCCATCAGTCGCGCCGCTTCTGAAGCGGAACGGCTTCGCTCACAGATAAACACGGCAGATCAGAGGCAGTTTTACCATCGTGAAGCCCTTGGGGCCTTGACTGAATCCGCGTTGCCTGAAGTGGAATGCCTGAAAGCTGAAGCCCCCATGGTAATTTCCGTCGCTCACTGATAAACACGGCAGATCAGAGGCAGTTTTACCATCGTGAAGCCCTTGGGGCCTTGACTGAATCCGCATTGCCTGAAGTGGAATGTCTGAAAGCTGAAGACCCCATGGTAATTTCCGTCACCACAAGCAGTAGAGCAATGGCATGCCCTGCATCCACCACGGCTGTTTTTGTACTATGATACTATGATGAGCCAATGATGGGGCAGTTTTTACCATTTGTGAATAACCGGACTGAATCGCGTTGCCTGAAGTGGAATGTCTGAAGGACGTAGGGCTCGCCAGTGGACAGCAAAGTGGCAAGATCTCGGTTTGGTGGACGGTTTTGGTAATCGGGGGATTGCAGCAGGATCACAACTCGTACAGATTTGGAGGAACGCTTAAATTAGTCGCATACTGCACTCGTACGGATAACAGTGCCACTACTAGAAGAATCCGACTCTTACATGCATCGACTATTCCTTCGCTTCAGCTGGTCAGCTCAGCCGCCTCTCTTCACATCACATCCAAGTCACCCTCAAGCTACTAACAGACAGTActaaaaaattctaaaattaacAAATTTTTAGGTGCAGCACGGACATTCTACCTCTGCCACGGAGCAATGCCCCCAGGACACAGCAGATGGTTCCAGTCTAATTAAGCGCGCCGGAGAGTtccagctcctcgccgccgccgccgaccggtcTAGTCGTCGTTGCGCTGGCCGGGGGTCCAGTGCGGCAGCGCGGGGCTGAAGTGGCTGGACACGACGCGCGAGTCCAGCAGCTCGATGATGGGCGGGAACGTCACGCACCGGGGCACCTTGTACTGGTTGATGGACGCGCCGCGGGAGATGGCGTAGTCCATGAGCTCCTCGAAGGTGCCCGACCGGACCACCCGGATCTCCAGCGGCCCGATGGAGCCGTCCGCCACGCGGCTCTGCCGGTACACCGAGTTGAGCGCCTCCTCCATCTGGAGGCAGCATTGGTCCAGCGTCTCCctgtccaccgcctcgccgtcggcggGGGTCTTGGCGAGCAGCTCCCAGTAGATGACGTAGTGGCCGGGGATGCTCTTGGTGTAGGCCTGGCTGGTGTACtccaccacggcggcgccgtgcgGGCGGAGCAGCGCGGACGCGCGCTCCACGGCGCGCTGCAGCTCCGCCTCGTCCGTCTTGTCGGACTCGATGGACAGCAGGACGTTCTTGCGGCGCACGAACCGGAACTGCGGCGCCGAGTTGTGGAACCCGGTCACCTGGAGGACGTCGCCGACGCGGTACCGGTTCAGCCCGGCGTACGTGGTGATCACCAGCTCGTACTCGCGCCCGAGCTCCACGCGGGCGAGGTCCACCAGCTGGCGCGCGTCGCCGCCCGACGCCGCGGCGTCCATGGGCAGGAACTCGAAGTAGCACATGTTGGGCATCAGGGTGTAGGACACCTCCGAGGGGTCGCACATGGGCCGGAGGTTCAGGCCAAAGTAGCACTCCGACGACGCGTACATGGTGCACGCCATGGGAAGCCCGCCGCTGTAATACTTGAGCGTCGGGATGTACTGCGCCATGGCGCCGGTGACGATGACGTCGAGGTACTTGGTGTTGGGCCAAATGCGGGTGATGATGCCTGCCCAGTCGCCGCTGGAGCACTCGGCGCGGAtcaccgcggcgagctcggggtCCGGGCGGAGGAGGCCCGCGACGGCCTCGCGCACCGACGGGTCGGCGACGCGCGGGGTGAGCGCGCCGGTCTCGATGTCCGCGGCGAGCTGCTCCCAGTTGAGCTGCAGGAAACGGATGGCCCGGAGGAGACCGGACGCGAACACGGCGCCGACGCGCAGCACGTCGTGGCGCTGGACAAGGCCGCACACCATCTGCGCGTACATGCTCTGGAACGCGTCGGCGCAGAGGATGGCCGCCGTGGGGCTCGTGTAGTTGTTGTAGGCGTCGAACGGGCGGTTCTTGAAGTGGTTGCTCTTGTAGTAGCTGGTCAGCACCGGCCGCGCCGCGAGGCCGCCCGGCGTCCTGGTCTCCGACTTGACGAAGAGGAAATGGAGAGCCTTCCCCTTGTCCATCCCAGGCACATACCTGCGCGCAATCATTGAACGCCATGGCCGCCATTAATAACTTCACCGCGCACGTGTATGCTGTCGAGGCAATAACTGCTGGAACCGGAGAAGAAAACTTACAGGTTCATGACGGGCATCTGGAGGCTGTAGAGGAGCTGGCGGCGGTTGAGCTCATCCTCGATGGTGGGCATGAGCTTGCGCTCGCCGGCGGACGTGCCGGAGCTGGTGAGGAACTCGGAGACGGGGTGTCCGGACAGGATGGGCGAGCGGTCGCCGTCGGCAATGCGCCGGATGTACGGCTGCAGGTCCTCGTACGTCGCCATCGGCACCTTGGCGCGGAAGGTGGCGCGGtcggtggcgccggcgaggccgcaATTGGTGAGGTACTCGGTGTCGGCGTTGCGGGCCAGGATCTCCGCCAGGACGCGCTCCTGCACGGCGTCCACGTCGGAGGTCATCTCCTCGATGAACCAGAGCTTCTCGGCGTCGCCCTccttcaccggcgccggcgaggccgggCTGCGGAGTGCCGCACCGGTGGTCGTGGACACTTCGGCCATCACCGCCATTGCCTCACCCGTACACTACTTGCGAAACGCTAGCTAGCAGCTGCGTGGAGTGGAACTTGTGGGGGTCGTCTCGACTCTTgatgagggagggagggagggaggggaaggaCAGAAGATGTTTTCTGCTGCTTGGCTGGTTGTGTGCTTGGGTCGGAATGGCTGGGGCGTGGCGAGATATTTATAGTGGGAGGCGAGCTCGGCGAGCTGGGGCGGGCCGCGGGCGAGGCCGCCGCGAGGGGCGAGGGGCATGGTCACGCGTGGAGCAGTCGGGCGGGGAGAAGAGAAGGACACGGGGTGACGTCGGGGCTGTCGCTCCACGGCGCGCAGCGGCGGGCCCCGgtgtcccgcctgggggggaCAACCGCCCGGCAAGGTGGGCCGCGGCCGGACGGCCACGTCGGAGCCGGAGCGGCCGCGGAAGCGTGGCCGCTGGGCCCTGGCCGGGTCGACTCGCTCCCTCCATCCGCCGCAGCCTCCCGACCGATGCAAATTTCCCTACGACTTGGCCGTGGATTTTGGCAATTTGGCGCATGCACAGCCGTGGCGCACTTGGTGATGGATCGATCGTCCAATGATCCCGTCCGTTACGAGTCGTTATCAAAGGTTGCGGGCAGAGACGCAAGCCCCCGGATTTGGTGAGAGTCCTGAGCCGGGGCGAGTTGCTGAATCGAACGCGCCATCTTTTCTCAGCTCAGCAACGAGGTCGCCGAATCGAATGCAAAATCTCcgttgcctgcctgcctgcctgccgtcTCGCTCGAACATGCTGTGTCGTCGAGCGGCGCGAGCCCAGCTAGCCCTTATCCGCGACGACTTTTGCAGGTGCCAGCCTTTGTCGTGCCGCATTGGGCACGACACGACGGCGCGGAATTCCGTGCCGTGCTCAGCTCCGCCGATCGCCGAGCTGGGAGGGAGCGCACACAAGCAGGAGGCGGCCGCACGCCAAGCCGGCGCGGCTGGTTCGGGAAGCGCGAGGCCCAGCTTCCCCCTCCCGGGGGGCGCACCGATGGCGACGCCCGGGCGTCACGccgcggcgcatcgccggctcCGGTGCGGCCGGGCGGTTACGGTGCGCGCGGGCGCCGCTAGCCTGCCGAGCTGCGGTGCATTGAATGGATCGCCGCGGTTGGGGAGGTTCGCGGGCGGAGACCGGTGGGGCTGGGCGTGCGTCTCGACGAGATTGGCTCGACTCGGTTACGGCTGGCGGCCATGTGAAGGGTAGCCGGCAGCGAGTTGGAACATACTCGTCGCCGCTCGCCAGGGGGTCAGTTGATCCGGTCCACGGCCGGGACAGACGATTCCTGCCTGGGTGGACGGCGTGGCAACTGGCAATCACTCGGCTCCCACGGCGCGCGCCGAGGCGCTGGGAGCAATAAGATAGAGGTGGAAATTGGATCCCCGGCTGCGAGCGAGAAGCGTGCGGAGATCCGGCCGGGATACGGTTCGCGTCCGACGAAACTTCGGATCACCGGCCGCGGCCACGAAATTTTATTGCAGCACGCGGGGCGGAGGCCACCGCTGCTCGTGGTCGTCGCCGTCGGCCGAAGTGGCTCGTGCGTGCGCGCGGGCTGGCCGCGATCGGGCGCGTACGGTGTACCTTGTGCCGCCCATGCATGCGGTTGCCGCCCGTATCATCGTTGGTTGGTCGGGGGCGGCGGGACTGGCGGCCGTGCCAGCCTTGgggggcggtggcgaggcgaggcgaggcggccgCGTAGTGAGCTAGCATATCACCACCGGTCGAGGGGCCAGGCcacgccaccgcgcgccgcggcTGGCAGGCGGCCACGGCACTGCCAGGCCGTGCGTGGCGAGGCGGGGCAGCCAAGCCAAGGGCGCAAGGCTTGGGCCCGTCAAAATCCGCACCGGTTGTTTGGACGCGCGGTTAGGAAAAGGAGAGCCGGGGAAGAGTACAGCGAAGCTTCGCTTTTGCGCGACAGGGGGACGTGAAAAAGGCTGGGGGGTTTTCCGTCACGTGAACTGGAAGGGAACAAGACACTTGTTCGGGCATCTTGTCCGCACGCCCGTGCCGAgaatttctaggggcgggcacCCCGTACGCGATCGCGGCAGTTGATTTGccggtcgtcgccgtcgtcgattgccggccggccgggggtgGCCCTGGCCTCTGTAAAAAGCGTGTGTGAACTGTAAAGCCAATGACCTTTGCTGTGTCTTGGCATGGTGGTTGGGTGGTGAGCTTACCGGCTACCTTGGACTTGGGTGACTGCCTGCAAGTGTGTGGAGCACTGGAGCTGttaatttctttttttacaAGTAGGATCCATCTCTGCAAGTAGTAGTATAAAACGAAACGTAATCCACGCATCAGCAACGAAGCCACGCTTGTAGATGCGATTCGATGCGGCTCCTGTGTTTGGAGCG
This window contains:
- the LOC120693445 gene encoding probable indole-3-acetic acid-amido synthetase GH3.8, whose amino-acid sequence is MAVMAEVSTTTGAALRSPASPAPVKEGDAEKLWFIEEMTSDVDAVQERVLAEILARNADTEYLTNCGLAGATDRATFRAKVPMATYEDLQPYIRRIADGDRSPILSGHPVSEFLTSSGTSAGERKLMPTIEDELNRRQLLYSLQMPVMNLYVPGMDKGKALHFLFVKSETRTPGGLAARPVLTSYYKSNHFKNRPFDAYNNYTSPTAAILCADAFQSMYAQMVCGLVQRHDVLRVGAVFASGLLRAIRFLQLNWEQLAADIETGALTPRVADPSVREAVAGLLRPDPELAAVIRAECSSGDWAGIITRIWPNTKYLDVIVTGAMAQYIPTLKYYSGGLPMACTMYASSECYFGLNLRPMCDPSEVSYTLMPNMCYFEFLPMDAAASGGDARQLVDLARVELGREYELVITTYAGLNRYRVGDVLQVTGFHNSAPQFRFVRRKNVLLSIESDKTDEAELQRAVERASALLRPHGAAVVEYTSQAYTKSIPGHYVIYWELLAKTPADGEAVDRETLDQCCLQMEEALNSVYRQSRVADGSIGPLEIRVVRSGTFEELMDYAISRGASINQYKVPRCVTFPPIIELLDSRVVSSHFSPALPHWTPGQRNDD